A single window of Rhodospirillaceae bacterium DNA harbors:
- a CDS encoding protein-L-isoaspartate(D-aspartate) O-methyltransferase has translation MSLEARKIRLIMLLRRSGIADTQVLSAIEKIPRETFVPQSFHDRAYENETLPIGYGQTLSQPQVVALMTQSLELNKSHKVLEIGTGSGYQASILSCLARRVYTIERYRPLLQQAEQRFAALRLSNIVTKYGDGSLGWPEQIPFDRIILTAAAGDMPERLYQQLAVGGIMVLPIGPERGEQKILRVIKTAEGPVYEEGPKVFFVPLISGALPDDKGSNRKTIA, from the coding sequence GTGAGTCTAGAGGCCCGAAAAATACGCTTGATTATGTTGTTGCGGCGTTCGGGTATTGCCGATACCCAAGTGCTATCGGCAATCGAAAAAATCCCTCGGGAAACTTTTGTGCCGCAATCATTCCATGATCGGGCTTATGAAAATGAAACATTGCCGATTGGTTATGGGCAAACCTTAAGCCAGCCCCAGGTGGTGGCTTTAATGACGCAGTCGTTAGAGCTTAATAAATCGCATAAGGTACTGGAAATTGGAACTGGCTCGGGATATCAGGCATCCATTTTATCTTGCTTGGCACGGCGGGTTTATACGATCGAACGATATCGCCCCTTATTGCAGCAAGCCGAACAACGTTTTGCCGCTTTACGCTTAAGCAATATCGTCACCAAATATGGGGATGGCAGTTTAGGTTGGCCGGAACAAATCCCATTTGACCGTATTATTTTAACGGCCGCTGCGGGCGACATGCCGGAGCGGCTTTATCAGCAATTAGCGGTGGGTGGCATTATGGTTTTGCCCATCGGCCCGGAACGAGGCGAGCAAAAAATTTTAAGGGTCATTAAAACAGCAGAAGGGCCAGTTTATGAAGAGGGGCCCAAAGTGTTTTTTGTCCCCTTGATTTCTGGGGCATTACCAGATGACAAAGGAAGCAATAGGAAAACCATTGCCTAG
- the yajC gene encoding preprotein translocase subunit YajC, which translates to MWISQAFAQTATETSAPTQNTPSILMNVLPLVLIFVIFYFLLIRPQQRKMRAHRAMVSGLRRGDKILTSGGIIGVVHKVLNDGEIQVEIAEGVRVRIARGSVNEILSRTGDGKDQDNQSEDKKDLAIAAPTSPKGNK; encoded by the coding sequence ATGTGGATTAGCCAAGCTTTCGCCCAAACTGCAACTGAAACCAGCGCCCCAACACAAAATACGCCAAGTATTTTGATGAATGTGTTGCCGTTAGTACTAATATTTGTCATCTTTTATTTCTTGTTGATCAGGCCCCAACAACGGAAAATGCGGGCTCACCGGGCCATGGTGTCCGGGTTGCGTCGCGGCGATAAAATTTTGACCTCCGGCGGTATTATCGGGGTGGTTCACAAAGTGTTGAATGATGGCGAAATCCAGGTGGAAATTGCTGAAGGGGTGCGGGTTCGCATTGCCCGGGGTTCGGTGAATGAAATCCTTTCAAGGACGGGGGATGGCAAAGATCAAGATAATCAAAGTGAAGACAAAAAGGATCTTGCCATTGCTGCCCCGACCTCACCCAAAGGAAATAAATAA
- the secD gene encoding protein translocase subunit SecD: MRLYVSRWNSVAICALLLMMAFIAGQNLFSKEDVAKLPSWLPKGHVTLGLDLQGGALLLLEVDTASVVRTQLNNALDVVRTTLKESNIAFRPLTLNSDNINIQLVRASDASLAQEKLKESLTDFVVAADEQANLVLKIKESALNNIKARAVNQSIESIRRRVDETGTLELSIQRQDEDRIILQIPGIKDLTQIEERLGKVGRLTFQLVDETVSQDAIRRGDIPASSQIVQMADSENAGVAALALQRRIIVTGAELSNASYTLHEGSPAVAFQFNSAGSKRFSEMTRENRGKRFAIVLDNKIISAPRVDSPIFGGSGVIYGSFTEASAAELALLLRAGALPAPLKVQQNTLVGPELGADSIAAGKIACLIAIIFIGIAMILFYGLFGLFANIALLFNGILLLALLSLLGASLTLPGIAGIVLTLGMAVDANVLIFERIREEMRNGRSALLALDYGFNSARGTIIDANLTTLIASLILFFLGGAGPVQGFAITLSLGIITSVFTSITVTRMVIGWWHKLTHAKVVPL, translated from the coding sequence ATGCGCCTATATGTTAGCCGTTGGAATAGTGTAGCAATTTGTGCCCTGCTTTTAATGATGGCCTTTATTGCCGGGCAAAACCTTTTTTCGAAAGAGGATGTGGCGAAGCTTCCCAGTTGGTTGCCTAAAGGTCATGTAACATTGGGGCTTGATTTACAAGGTGGGGCGTTATTGTTATTAGAGGTTGACACCGCCAGTGTTGTCCGCACCCAGCTGAACAATGCGTTAGATGTTGTCCGCACCACCTTGAAAGAATCAAATATTGCTTTCAGACCGTTAACACTGAACAGTGATAATATTAATATTCAATTGGTTCGCGCCTCTGATGCAAGTTTGGCCCAGGAAAAATTGAAAGAATCCTTAACGGATTTTGTCGTGGCAGCGGACGAGCAGGCAAATCTGGTGCTAAAGATTAAAGAGAGCGCTTTAAACAATATTAAAGCGCGCGCTGTCAACCAATCAATCGAATCGATTAGGCGGCGGGTTGATGAAACTGGTACGCTAGAGCTAAGCATCCAACGGCAGGATGAAGATCGCATCATATTACAAATACCCGGTATCAAAGATTTAACCCAGATTGAAGAGCGGTTGGGTAAAGTTGGCCGGCTGACATTCCAACTAGTGGATGAAACCGTTTCCCAAGACGCCATTAGAAGGGGCGATATACCTGCTTCATCCCAAATTGTGCAAATGGCTGATTCGGAAAATGCAGGTGTTGCGGCGTTGGCTTTACAGCGGCGGATTATTGTGACGGGGGCAGAATTAAGTAATGCCAGCTACACGCTGCATGAGGGCAGCCCGGCGGTTGCATTCCAATTTAATTCGGCTGGGTCCAAGCGTTTTTCAGAAATGACCCGGGAAAATCGTGGGAAGCGTTTCGCGATCGTTTTGGATAATAAAATTATCAGTGCGCCGCGTGTTGACAGCCCAATTTTTGGCGGTTCGGGGGTTATTTATGGCAGTTTTACGGAAGCAAGCGCTGCTGAATTGGCATTGCTCCTGCGGGCTGGTGCCTTGCCTGCGCCCTTGAAGGTGCAACAAAATACCTTGGTGGGGCCTGAATTAGGGGCGGATTCTATCGCTGCCGGTAAAATCGCCTGCCTGATTGCCATTATCTTCATCGGCATCGCTATGATTTTATTTTATGGGTTGTTTGGGTTGTTTGCCAATATCGCCTTATTATTTAACGGGATTTTATTGTTGGCATTGCTTTCCTTATTAGGAGCCAGCTTAACTTTACCCGGCATCGCCGGTATTGTTTTAACCTTGGGTATGGCGGTTGATGCCAACGTGCTGATTTTTGAACGCATTCGGGAAGAAATGCGGAATGGCCGCAGTGCTTTGTTGGCTTTGGATTATGGGTTTAACTCGGCGCGCGGCACAATTATTGATGCGAACTTAACCACCTTGATCGCTTCCTTGATTTTATTTTTCTTAGGAGGGGCAGGGCCTGTTCAGGGTTTTGCCATCACTCTGTCTTTAGGGATCATTACGTCTGTCTTTACCTCCATCACCGTTACCCGGATGGTGATTGGCTGGTGGCATAAATTAACCCACGCTAAAGTTGTGCCGCTTTAA
- the secF gene encoding protein translocase subunit SecF, with product MFRGIHLIPANTKIDFMRIHKAALVFFLSLLMGTFVLLATKGLKFGIDFDGGISIQMQAKPPQAVDIVEIRALLAKIDLAESASIQEIGGLREVMIRLPVSENTSQDVLVSKVRQLLAEKYDYRGSQFIGPKVGSELVQTAILALAMALFGICIYIWFRYEWQFGVNAIITILYDCVTMVGLYSLLGLEFDLNAVAAILTIAGYSMNDKVVLYDRVKDEMRRYKKMPLVDILNLAINRTLSRTTMTGGLTLLSVIALYLFGGKTLEGFSIALMWGIIIGTSSSIYVGTPILLYMGIRKNNVPNQAAVTNSKKS from the coding sequence ATGTTTCGTGGTATCCACCTGATCCCAGCCAATACCAAAATTGATTTTATGCGTATTCATAAAGCGGCTTTGGTCTTTTTTCTATCATTACTGATGGGCACTTTTGTTTTACTGGCCACCAAAGGGTTGAAATTCGGCATCGATTTTGATGGCGGCATTTCCATCCAGATGCAGGCAAAACCCCCGCAGGCTGTTGATATTGTTGAAATACGTGCGCTTCTGGCCAAAATTGATTTGGCTGAATCCGCCTCCATCCAAGAGATTGGTGGTTTACGGGAAGTGATGATCCGTCTGCCGGTATCTGAAAATACCTCGCAAGATGTATTGGTCAGTAAAGTCAGGCAATTACTGGCTGAAAAATATGATTATCGCGGTAGCCAGTTTATTGGCCCAAAAGTTGGGTCTGAATTGGTGCAAACCGCTATTCTTGCCTTAGCCATGGCCCTATTTGGGATTTGTATTTATATTTGGTTCCGCTATGAATGGCAGTTTGGCGTGAATGCAATTATTACTATCCTTTATGATTGTGTCACCATGGTTGGGTTATATTCACTGCTGGGGTTGGAATTTGACCTGAATGCTGTGGCTGCCATTTTAACGATTGCTGGCTATTCGATGAACGACAAAGTGGTTTTATATGACCGGGTGAAAGATGAAATGCGGCGTTATAAAAAGATGCCGCTGGTTGATATTTTAAACCTGGCGATCAACCGTACCTTATCCCGTACCACCATGACAGGGGGGTTAACGCTTTTGTCGGTGATTGCCCTTTACCTTTTTGGCGGCAAAACGCTTGAGGGGTTTTCAATCGCTCTCATGTGGGGGATTATCATCGGCACCAGTTCCTCAATCTATGTGGGAACGCCCATATTATTATATATGGGTATCCGCAAAAACAACGTTCCTAATCAGGCGGCTGTTACCAATAGCAAGAAAAGCTAA
- a CDS encoding urate hydroxylase PuuD: MGQLLSSLPKTVAAGFVLAGLSFALYFFLQGFHLDTNFWAFVFRWLHVISGIMWIGLLWYFNFVQIPSMPKIPDEQEPAISKVIAPKALWWFRWAAMATIITGIVLAHLNGYLLQAYSLGLYEYAPRNLSIGIGMWLATIMWFNVWFVIWPNQKKALGIVVVEPAQKAKAARRAMLFSRTNTMLSIPMLFAMVATQNIY, from the coding sequence ATGGGACAATTACTATCATCTTTACCAAAAACCGTTGCGGCGGGCTTTGTGCTGGCCGGTTTATCATTTGCCTTATACTTTTTTTTACAAGGCTTCCATCTCGATACCAATTTCTGGGCTTTTGTTTTCCGCTGGCTGCATGTGATTAGCGGCATTATGTGGATTGGTTTGCTGTGGTATTTCAATTTTGTGCAAATCCCCAGTATGCCTAAGATTCCCGATGAGCAAGAACCGGCAATTTCCAAAGTCATTGCCCCCAAAGCTTTATGGTGGTTCCGTTGGGCCGCTATGGCCACCATCATTACCGGCATTGTTTTAGCGCATTTGAATGGCTATTTACTGCAAGCCTATTCCCTGGGGTTATATGAATATGCCCCGCGAAACTTATCTATAGGCATTGGCATGTGGTTAGCCACCATCATGTGGTTTAATGTTTGGTTTGTGATTTGGCCCAACCAAAAGAAAGCCTTAGGCATAGTTGTGGTGGAACCCGCTCAAAAAGCAAAAGCCGCCAGACGCGCCATGTTGTTTTCAAGAACGAACACCATGTTGTCTATCCCCATGTTGTTCGCCATGGTCGCCACCCAAAATATTTATTAA
- a CDS encoding squalene/phytoene synthase family protein, protein MAHASFDYCYQIVRKNDPDRYWLCLTAPRFKQPILMALCAFNVELSRVGELTKDPLLAQIRLQWWRDWIDQISNSSLRGAVSYIPISWLLTQTSLQADHLKTLIEGREHEIDGPIKDYNQFLLYLDQTSGHLSMVIAQQLYPNPLSVMMRQCAKLIGIAWGILGVIRAIPFQASAGRCLLPQDLMKKNNLSEHTVFLPDNRLFLQEICRDLATYAQQLLREAKNIAQDNNLILVKFLRAQRQLAVLYHRRLEKAGFNPFAPSIIPAPPRRIWQILSS, encoded by the coding sequence ATGGCCCACGCTTCCTTTGACTATTGTTATCAAATTGTCCGCAAGAATGATCCAGACAGGTATTGGCTGTGCCTAACGGCGCCCCGCTTCAAACAGCCCATCTTGATGGCTCTTTGCGCGTTTAATGTTGAATTATCACGGGTGGGGGAATTGACCAAGGATCCTTTATTGGCCCAGATCCGTCTGCAATGGTGGCGTGATTGGATTGACCAAATATCAAATTCTTCTTTAAGAGGGGCCGTTTCGTATATTCCTATATCTTGGCTTTTAACCCAAACCTCTTTGCAGGCTGATCATCTCAAGACCCTTATTGAAGGCCGAGAACATGAAATAGATGGGCCGATTAAAGATTACAATCAATTCCTTCTTTATTTGGACCAAACATCGGGGCATTTAAGTATGGTGATTGCCCAGCAACTTTATCCAAATCCTTTGTCGGTAATGATGAGGCAATGTGCCAAACTAATCGGAATAGCTTGGGGAATTTTGGGCGTTATCAGGGCCATTCCTTTTCAAGCTAGTGCAGGGCGTTGTTTGCTGCCGCAAGACTTGATGAAAAAAAACAATTTATCAGAACATACCGTATTTTTGCCCGATAACCGTCTTTTTCTTCAAGAAATTTGCAGGGATTTGGCGACATATGCCCAACAATTGCTTCGGGAAGCTAAAAATATAGCGCAAGACAATAACCTGATTCTGGTCAAATTTTTGCGTGCACAACGACAATTGGCGGTACTATATCATAGGCGATTGGAAAAGGCTGGCTTTAACCCGTTTGCTCCGTCGATAATTCCTGCACCCCCCCGCAGGATTTGGCAAATTTTATCTAGTTAA
- the parE gene encoding DNA topoisomerase IV subunit B encodes MTEDLFNYQNSYSARDIEVLEGLEPVRRRPGMYIGGTDERALHHLAAEILDNAMDEALNGHANHIVIKLDMQGRVTVSDNGRGIPVDPHPKFPTLSALEVIVTTLHSGGKFNNNTYQVAGGLHGVGLSVVNALSDYLRVEVVRNKQLYYQEYSKGKPTTRLVAATASNREKGTTVIFHADPEIFGNLLMHPLKLYTMARAKAFLFAGITIDWECPEELVHNLATPCPARERFIFPKGLQDYLLYRLPKEPAPVMEDLFCGQSELTDQQGKMEWAISWSAGDVGFLSSFCNTIPTPEGGTHEAGLRGGLLRSLKDYGQLIDHKKTNLITAEDVVTNSAILLSIFIPEPQFQGQTKEKLTSPKATKMVENTIKNHFDHWLSADPQRAQQIVDLVLERTEERIQRRQEKDTQRKVPGRKMRLPGKLTDCTQQNRVGTELFLVEGDSAGGSAKQARSRDNQAVLPLRGKILNVASATSDKLKNNQELNDLLQALGCGTGDKYDEQKLRYEKIIIMTDADVDGAHIASLLMTFFYQELPQLIEQGHLYLAVPPLYRLNISGKSHYAIDDAHKEALLKKLVKGKTKVDISRFKGLGEMPAQQLKETTMDPQKRLLLQVTLPKRYVPETTDLSSEWKEVGQFVESLMGKKADSRFAFIQQNARFVKEVDI; translated from the coding sequence ATGACAGAAGACCTATTTAATTATCAAAATTCCTATTCCGCCCGCGATATTGAAGTGCTGGAGGGCTTGGAACCTGTTCGCCGGCGTCCTGGCATGTATATCGGCGGCACGGATGAACGCGCCTTGCATCATTTAGCTGCCGAAATCTTAGATAACGCCATGGATGAAGCTTTAAACGGCCATGCTAACCATATTGTGATCAAGCTTGATATGCAAGGCCGGGTGACGGTCAGCGATAATGGCCGCGGCATTCCGGTGGACCCGCATCCTAAATTTCCCACCCTATCCGCTCTTGAAGTGATTGTAACCACGCTGCATTCAGGTGGCAAATTCAACAACAATACCTACCAGGTTGCTGGGGGGTTACACGGGGTTGGGTTATCGGTGGTTAACGCTTTATCCGATTATCTGCGGGTCGAAGTGGTACGTAACAAACAATTATATTATCAGGAATATTCCAAGGGTAAACCCACCACCCGCCTAGTGGCCGCAACAGCAAGCAACCGCGAAAAAGGTACAACGGTGATTTTTCACGCCGATCCGGAAATTTTCGGCAACCTTCTCATGCACCCCTTAAAATTATATACCATGGCGCGGGCTAAGGCCTTTTTGTTTGCAGGGATAACGATTGATTGGGAATGCCCGGAAGAATTGGTACATAACCTGGCAACCCCCTGCCCCGCACGGGAACGGTTTATATTCCCGAAAGGGTTACAAGATTACCTATTATATCGCTTACCCAAAGAACCAGCACCGGTTATGGAGGATTTATTTTGTGGCCAAAGCGAGCTTACCGATCAGCAGGGTAAAATGGAATGGGCCATCAGTTGGTCCGCGGGTGACGTTGGGTTCTTATCCTCGTTTTGCAACACGATCCCAACCCCCGAGGGCGGCACACATGAAGCGGGATTGCGCGGCGGGCTGCTACGCTCACTCAAGGATTACGGCCAGTTGATTGACCATAAGAAAACCAATTTGATAACAGCGGAAGATGTGGTTACCAATTCGGCTATTTTATTATCTATTTTTATTCCTGAACCGCAATTTCAAGGGCAAACTAAAGAAAAACTAACCAGCCCAAAGGCTACAAAAATGGTTGAAAATACCATTAAAAACCACTTTGACCACTGGCTGTCTGCTGACCCCCAACGTGCCCAACAAATCGTTGATCTGGTTTTGGAACGTACCGAGGAACGCATCCAGCGCCGCCAGGAAAAAGATACACAGCGTAAAGTCCCAGGGCGGAAGATGCGTTTGCCGGGAAAACTGACGGATTGCACCCAACAAAACCGGGTTGGAACCGAATTGTTCCTGGTGGAGGGGGATTCGGCGGGCGGCTCAGCTAAGCAGGCCAGAAGCCGGGATAATCAAGCCGTTCTTCCCCTACGTGGGAAGATCCTAAATGTGGCGAGCGCCACGTCCGATAAATTAAAAAACAACCAAGAACTCAATGATTTATTGCAAGCTTTGGGTTGCGGCACGGGCGATAAATATGATGAACAAAAATTACGGTACGAAAAAATTATCATCATGACCGATGCCGATGTGGATGGCGCCCATATTGCATCCTTATTGATGACTTTTTTTTACCAGGAACTGCCGCAACTGATTGAACAAGGCCATCTATATTTGGCCGTGCCACCTTTATACCGCCTGAACATCAGTGGAAAAAGCCACTATGCGATTGACGATGCCCATAAAGAAGCACTCTTAAAAAAACTGGTTAAGGGGAAAACCAAAGTGGATATCAGCCGTTTTAAAGGCTTGGGCGAAATGCCTGCCCAACAATTAAAAGAAACAACGATGGATCCCCAAAAAAGGTTGTTATTGCAGGTTACCCTTCCTAAGCGTTATGTACCTGAAACGACAGATCTCAGTTCCGAATGGAAAGAAGTTGGGCAGTTTGTCGAATCACTCATGGGCAAGAAAGCCGACAGCCGCTTTGCTTTCATCCAGCAAAACGCCCGCTTTGTGAAGGAAGTGGATATTTAA
- a CDS encoding DUF962 domain-containing protein gives MTFQEFWKAYLKAHSKSATRLGHYFATLVGASGVVVSILTGQWYWVVITIACGYVIAILSHWVIEGNQPLIKVNAFYGAISDIRMSFLCVTGQLNKEYTKLGITNNGWCAVKPASSHSSKNP, from the coding sequence ATGACATTTCAAGAATTTTGGAAAGCCTACCTCAAGGCACACAGCAAATCCGCAACCCGTTTGGGTCATTATTTCGCAACTTTAGTAGGGGCTTCTGGGGTTGTTGTCAGCATATTAACAGGGCAGTGGTACTGGGTAGTTATTACCATTGCTTGTGGCTATGTTATTGCGATTTTATCTCACTGGGTGATTGAGGGGAACCAACCTTTAATCAAAGTGAACGCTTTTTATGGCGCCATTTCGGATATACGTATGTCGTTTTTATGTGTGACCGGGCAATTGAATAAGGAATATACCAAATTAGGTATCACCAATAACGGCTGGTGTGCTGTAAAGCCCGCTTCATCCCATTCAAGCAAAAATCCTTAA
- the glnA gene encoding type I glutamate--ammonia ligase, whose amino-acid sequence MAMSDINTFLKMTKEKDIKYVDFRFTNLRGGWHHITYAINAVDDQLLKTGLMFDGSSVPGWKAIYESDMILLPDLSTMNIDPFAAQNTLNIICDVIEPSTNQPYICDPRFVAKSAEAYVKRSGFADTVYVGPEAEFFIFDDMRFESSAQRQLASFHSDETPSQNGRKMDEGNHGYRPDSKGAYSITNPSDASHDIRAEMLSVMGDMGLDIEKHHHEVSPAQHELGFKYTSLLKSADWLQIYKYVVRNVASSYGKTATFMPKPMKGEAGSGMHVHQSLWKNGQPLFAGNAYAGLSETALFYIGGVIKHGRALNAFTNSTTNSYKRLVPGYEAPVLLSYSARNRSASCRIPYSNNAKGKRVEMRFPDGLSNPYLAFAAILMAGLDGIKNKIHPGQALDVNLYELPPQQLQQIPAVCTSLREALAALKADQQFLLEGNVFSKELINSYIQLKLEECQTYDMTPHPVEFKMYYSL is encoded by the coding sequence ATGGCAATGTCCGATATCAATACATTTTTAAAAATGACCAAAGAAAAAGATATTAAATATGTCGATTTCCGTTTTACGAATTTACGCGGTGGTTGGCACCACATCACCTATGCCATCAATGCCGTTGATGACCAGTTGCTGAAAACCGGCTTGATGTTTGATGGGTCTTCCGTGCCGGGCTGGAAAGCTATCTATGAATCGGATATGATTTTGTTGCCCGATTTAAGCACCATGAATATCGATCCGTTTGCTGCCCAAAATACCCTCAATATCATTTGTGATGTGATTGAGCCCAGCACCAACCAACCCTATATATGCGACCCGCGCTTTGTAGCCAAATCCGCAGAGGCCTATGTCAAGCGCAGCGGGTTTGCCGATACGGTCTATGTCGGGCCTGAGGCTGAATTTTTCATTTTTGATGATATGCGTTTTGAAAGCAGCGCGCAGCGGCAACTGGCCAGCTTCCATTCCGATGAAACCCCTAGCCAAAACGGGCGTAAGATGGATGAAGGCAATCATGGCTACCGCCCCGACAGCAAAGGCGCCTATTCGATTACCAACCCCAGTGATGCCAGCCATGATATCCGCGCTGAAATGCTGTCCGTCATGGGGGATATGGGGCTGGATATTGAAAAACACCACCACGAAGTCTCGCCCGCCCAGCATGAACTGGGGTTCAAATACACCTCACTCCTGAAAAGTGCGGATTGGTTGCAAATTTATAAATATGTGGTGCGTAATGTGGCAAGTTCCTACGGTAAAACCGCAACCTTTATGCCAAAACCGATGAAGGGGGAAGCTGGCTCGGGCATGCATGTGCATCAATCCTTATGGAAAAATGGCCAACCCTTATTTGCCGGAAATGCCTATGCTGGCTTATCCGAGACGGCGTTGTTTTACATTGGCGGCGTGATTAAGCATGGGCGCGCCTTAAACGCCTTTACCAATTCCACCACCAACAGTTATAAACGCCTGGTGCCGGGCTATGAAGCGCCCGTATTGCTATCTTATTCTGCGCGCAACCGCTCGGCCTCCTGTCGCATTCCTTATTCCAACAATGCGAAAGGGAAACGGGTAGAAATGCGTTTTCCTGATGGCTTATCCAATCCTTATTTGGCTTTCGCAGCGATCCTGATGGCAGGGCTCGATGGAATTAAAAATAAAATCCACCCCGGCCAGGCTTTAGATGTCAATTTGTATGAATTACCACCTCAACAATTGCAGCAAATCCCCGCGGTGTGCACCTCACTCAGGGAAGCACTGGCTGCCCTGAAAGCGGATCAACAGTTTTTATTGGAAGGGAACGTGTTCAGCAAGGAACTCATCAACAGCTACATCCAATTGAAATTGGAGGAATGCCAAACCTACGACATGACGCCACATCCCGTGGAATTCAAAATGTATTATTCCTTATAA
- a CDS encoding ATP-binding cassette domain-containing protein, producing MKLSGGEKQRLAIARAILKKPRLFIFDEATASVDAQTEAALIANINKISQATSTLIISHRLSNVIHAQEILVLQQGRITERGTHQSLISQKGYYYSLWEQQSHHP from the coding sequence ATGAAACTATCGGGTGGCGAAAAACAGCGTTTGGCCATTGCCCGGGCTATTTTGAAAAAACCGCGCTTGTTTATTTTTGATGAGGCCACCGCGTCCGTTGACGCCCAAACCGAGGCGGCATTGATTGCCAATATCAACAAGATTTCCCAAGCAACCAGCACGTTGATTATCAGCCACCGCTTAAGCAATGTGATCCATGCCCAGGAAATTTTGGTGCTCCAGCAAGGCAGGATTACCGAACGCGGCACCCATCAAAGCCTAATTAGTCAAAAAGGGTATTATTACAGCTTATGGGAACAGCAATCGCACCACCCTTGA